The Verrucomicrobiia bacterium genome contains a region encoding:
- a CDS encoding type II toxin-antitoxin system RelE/ParE family toxin gives MDFTVEFYVSASGRSPVQEFLDELKQSDPGDHAVVLRGLAKLRDSQNHREPLSKSLGDGLFELRHVGKLNTRVLWFFMKGRRIIAVHGIRNKGQAIPSRDLDTAQARMRDWHKRFET, from the coding sequence ATGGACTTCACTGTAGAATTCTATGTCAGTGCCAGTGGGCGCTCACCGGTGCAGGAGTTCCTTGATGAACTCAAGCAAAGCGACCCCGGCGACCACGCGGTGGTCCTGCGAGGTCTGGCGAAGCTGCGCGATAGCCAGAACCACCGCGAGCCGCTGTCCAAGTCGCTGGGTGACGGCTTGTTTGAGTTGCGCCATGTCGGCAAGTTGAACACTCGGGTCCTTTGGTTCTTTATGAAAGGCCGCCGCATTATTGCTGTTCACGGCATCCGCAATAAGGGCCAGGCCATCCCGTCCCGCGACCTCGACACAGCGCAGGCTCGGATGCGCGACTGGCACAAACGATTTGAAACATGA
- a CDS encoding helix-turn-helix transcriptional regulator has product MKKTNFDLYLEEQLKDPVFAERFERAGEAWDVALQLAALRERAGLSQKDLARKLHTSQQQISRLESASYEGHSLSMLRRVAKALSAKVRVILEPEPETEASRPAETSPPYRVRRAATSKP; this is encoded by the coding sequence ATGAAGAAGACCAACTTTGACCTTTATCTGGAAGAACAACTGAAAGACCCCGTCTTTGCCGAGCGCTTTGAACGCGCCGGCGAGGCCTGGGACGTGGCACTGCAGCTCGCGGCGCTTCGCGAGCGGGCCGGCCTCTCCCAAAAAGACCTCGCCCGCAAACTCCACACCTCCCAGCAACAGATCAGCCGGCTCGAATCGGCCTCCTACGAGGGCCATTCTCTCAGCATGCTCCGCCGCGTCGCCAAGGCCCTGAGTGCCAAGGTCCGCGTGATCCTGGAACCGGAGCCAGAAACAGAGGCTAGCCGCCCCGCCGAGACTTCACCCCCTTATCGGGTCAGACGCGCTGCCACCAGCAAACCGTGA